The nucleotide window GAACTTTTGTTTTTGATAATAATACCATTCTGGACAAACTTCCTAATAAGAATTTATGCATGGATGGCAGTACTTGGAACAAATGGACTTTTAAATAACATGCTTATGAAATTTGGAATTATTCATGAGCCATTAAAGCTTTTATACAATACAAGTGCTGTTATTCTAATTACTGTATATACGAGTTTGCCTTTTGCAATACTTCCTCTATATGCTGTAATAGAAAAGTTTGATTTTTCACTACTTGAAGCTGCAAGAGACCTTGGAGCTACAAATAGTCAGGCATTTTTTAAAGTATTTATGCCAAATATCAAACCTGGAATTATAACAGCAGTTCTATTTACATTTATACCAGCTTTAGGTTCTTATGCTGTACCAAAGTTGGTTGGTGGTACTCAGGCAACAATGTTAGGTAACATTATTGCTCAACACCTTACAGTTACAAGAAACTGGCCTTTGGCATCTACAATATCTACAGCCTTGATTATTGTTACTTCAA belongs to Fusobacterium sp. DD2 and includes:
- a CDS encoding ABC transporter permease, which codes for MKKTDSGKWYALPITLWLIVFFVIPMLIVFSYSFLKKGTYGGVELELSFAAFSVFTDKVFLTILWKTVYISIFVTIFTVLLSLPTAYFIARSKYKKELLFLIIIPFWTNFLIRIYAWMAVLGTNGLLNNMLMKFGIIHEPLKLLYNTSAVILITVYTSLPFAILPLYAVIEKFDFSLLEAARDLGATNSQAFFKVFMPNIKPGIITAVLFTFIPALGSYAVPKLVGGTQATMLGNIIAQHLTVTRNWPLASTISTALIIVTSIAVVIFMKLTTRERKNKVVVDND